The nucleotide window ACCATGAATTCGGTTTCTTCAGGCTTAAGAGTTAATCCGGTTTCGATCATTTTCTGTGCCTGGTCAATATACAGTTTCTTTTTCTCCTTGTCGGATTCCTTGAAATTGGCAGAAAGGTTGTAAAAGGCGGCATAATACCATGCGGTCCACTCGCTTTTTTCCGCTTCGGCTATCCTCGTAAAAGAATTGGCTATGGCCACAGTTTCATCAAGGGTTTGAACGGTGCCGGCTTTCTGAAGCATAGCCGACATGGCATTTCTGTATTTTTCTGATTGAGCCTGCAGGGTTAAAGTAAGTGATAACAGGCAGATGAGTAATGCAATTGATTTCATGGCTTATTGATTTAAAATTTATTTTCCGTTTATTTAATGATCAGGTAAAATCCGGCAACAAAGAACCTTTTCGACTGAGGTTTTATCGGTGATTTTTCATAACCGACGCCATTCTCAGCAGCAGAGTAATTGAAGCCGTATACATTATTAAAACCCGCAATATTGTTGATGTTAATGAGAAACGCGCAGTAGGTTCCGAGCAACGGCCTGATGCAGGTTATGTTCAGACTCAGGTCGTTGTATGATTTTGTCCTGTCAGCTGCAGAGTTCGGAATGTAAGGATTGTAATATGTTTTCGGATTGGCATGCATAAAAGTCAACCCGGTGTAAGTATTGTATTTCCGGATGAAATATTTCCCTACAATGGAAAGGGTTTGCGGGGACACGAATGAAGGCATCCTTGACTGCGTATAGGTTTTATAGTTGCGTTTTGTATCAATCCAGGACCACGATACCCAGTAATCGAGATTGCGGATTGTTTTGCTGTCGCGCCAGAAAAGGTCTATCCCCCGGGCATAACCAAAACCATCATTATTGTAAGTACCCGGATCAGGATTCGTTTCACTCTCGTAACGTACCAGGTTATTATACCACTTCTGGTATATCTCAGCCCTGAAAATCCTGTCGTTCACTTCATACATGTAATTAAGAATCAGATGGGCGGCTTTTTCCGATTTCAGCGAAGGACTCATAACCAGTACCTGGTTTTCTGTGTGCTGACGGAACATGCCGCATGCAAGGGAAACCTGTGAATAATCCCCAGTGTGCCATGCCACTGAAATTCGCGGAACAAGCTGCCATTCGTTTGAGAGTGAGAGGTATTCGGCACGCAATCCCGTGCGGAGAACAATCTTTTCTTTCACCCTTATTTCGGGCTCTGCATACAAGGCATAATCCATTAATCTAATCCCGGAACCATACGTTCTGCCGCTATCGGATGCAAAATAACTCCTGTTGAAATAGTTCCCTCCGACCTCCTCACCCAGTTTCAGGTTGAATTTTTTAGGAACTTCATAAGTAAGCGTCGTTCTGTGATGGAATGACCGGGTCTGGTCGTTCAGCAGGTTCAGTGAGAAACCGGTTTTATTCTGATCATAACCATAAGCGATCCCGGTTTTAATCCTCCATTTTTCCGAGAGCAGGTCGTTGTAGACCGCATTGATATAAACATTGTGATTTTCGAGTTTAATGAGCGTGACATCATCATCTGATCCCGTCATATTGTAATAAAGAGAACTGTTACTGTTATCGGTTGAACCGAAAACCTTGAGCATTCCGTATTTGCCGAATTTCTGCCGGAACAGCATGGTGCCTCCGGTTTGCTCAGGAGCCTTCTTCCAGTCCATCCGCTGTTTGCTGAGCGAATAATAAGGCTGCATATTCAGGTACTGCAAG belongs to Bacteroidales bacterium and includes:
- a CDS encoding TonB-dependent receptor, whose translation is MKTASCSILIILLSFGFSLYSQVKVSGRITDNKGLSLPGANVSIKGTYDGASADTAGRFSFLASDTGKQILQVSYIGYRTYEQQIDLSRSLDSVLIQMDEQAGEIRSVMITAGAFETGETKKPIVLKPMDIATTPSAVGDIYGALTTLPGTQVVGNEGGLYVRGGEGYETKTFIDGLMVANPYMSKMPDLPTRSRFSPILFTGTAFSTGGYSAEYGQALSSAINLNTTGMADQNQGAFSLMTVGMNGSYTHKWERTSFSGTLQYLNMQPYYSLSKQRMDWKKAPEQTGGTMLFRQKFGKYGMLKVFGSTDNSNSSLYYNMTGSDDDVTLIKLENHNVYINAVYNDLLSEKWRIKTGIAYGYDQNKTGFSLNLLNDQTRSFHHRTTLTYEVPKKFNLKLGEEVGGNYFNRSYFASDSGRTYGSGIRLMDYALYAEPEIRVKEKIVLRTGLRAEYLSLSNEWQLVPRISVAWHTGDYSQVSLACGMFRQHTENQVLVMSPSLKSEKAAHLILNYMYEVNDRIFRAEIYQKWYNNLVRYESETNPDPGTYNNDGFGYARGIDLFWRDSKTIRNLDYWVSWSWIDTKRNYKTYTQSRMPSFVSPQTLSIVGKYFIRKYNTYTGLTFMHANPKTYYNPYIPNSAADRTKSYNDLSLNITCIRPLLGTYCAFLININNIAGFNNVYGFNYSAAENGVGYEKSPIKPQSKRFFVAGFYLIIK